The Vicia villosa cultivar HV-30 ecotype Madison, WI linkage group LG1, Vvil1.0, whole genome shotgun sequence genome includes a region encoding these proteins:
- the LOC131643458 gene encoding protein TIME FOR COFFEE, with translation MDRIREARRSTMAANGLTRRRHRTNSLRDSPDEDGAMEMQEPTRLRDRGSGKKDRDRERERERDRLGRNKRRRGDRLMHGVREDGGEDTSEESINDEEDEDDEDGGGGGGGGGGGGSVRMLPLNPSTLSSSSSLTNHHRKSFPPAKVFRPTPPLTWKAADEMIGVSVPRKARSVSTKRSHECWASSGGGVLAEQNHRQPSSSPVRAAAAPPSPSSSNASFRKKIKMNGGGGSGGGGGPKFRPPKSSSKSSPSVQEEIEIEIAEVLYGMMRQPQSQVPSKQEMNDSIKLDSRETNNNKSSASDGKSRISSPPQNSSSSATPVSAVTAPKRKRPRPVKHEEENTAIFSVRSSPVPSISKAENDQPSKTETCSSNSDKYNQGSVHENLGNLVPVQATPEPIKPESNTSVGAKVLTEESEKQDVGLGKDVVPPVSPKKESSVLQAVDDVREDVKATKANPTISESEKNQLKEKFQIDLMAPPPLLRSSPERVVESNSVVEAEKVKLVMNEDQKSQRINKDVVEESDKVKTKAEETESHKATITLQKERGIDLQLEIEKTDRADTNGNGNGNIINKKQHQNVQRHQHQMQQQQTTSEKNVQSNSLPIPVNVPNWPGGLPSMGYMTPLQGVVSMDGAAIPSAAIPPPHLLFNQPRPKKCATHCYIARNILYNQQIARMNPFWPAAAAGSASLYGANPGGNISVVPSKELHSGNVSGRAANSSQDKGHGLTMFPGHVGKEKGSSQPSNVDNSSRKQILLQQTLPPGAAPSNMLHGPTFIFPLNQQQAAAAAVAASVRPGSVKSLPVTSNGPPSSTPNTAPPNTSGAGAASVPPPTMSFTYPNMPGNEAPQYMAILQNNAYPFPIPAHVGGPPGYRGNPAQAFPFFNGSFYPSQMIHPSQIQSQQLPAQSQQQSQQGHPNTTISTGSSSSQKHAQNQQQKAINVSGSNGGGGGSGSLQGFPVTKNPPSQILQMQQQQRQQLHNHHASNAARQVESEMGCEDSPSTADSRLNRSTMNIYGPNFAMPMQTPNFALMTTAMSGPGSNGNHSEKKQQQQHPGSKAGGETSPAFVMPFASINGVTGATGLDLSSIAQSHSIMQSSHNYQIMAAAQATSAQLKKSYHAAEEGKHVVNSANLEEDRKAMSGKVPATAGQSIAFNRPDVADPSMSSLACNNVIDSSGRSLNLGSASSRASASVMPSAINTNTASSQQQMQRNQQQILQLQKQNQFAAAAVAAARSKTPSTSNGGIYSDNLPSTSSISTKYPNAVSAFPQSLVQSSNTVVTQSPQWKNSARVTNTSLSPQTMASPPSSSIKNPPQQPSRSQQQTQISFAANPKSSTQVQTASSTQSPSPPVMVGSPTNSSMSKNTGSPRTTNSTSTNNKTSQTSSLSSQQAKNSPMPTRKSSPVPSILSGPQITPSSNTGNKSQLSQQQQKQQQQHQQHQQQQLAKQNLQQAQLYFANPYMHSQVAQSNSPTSTTAAATGYYLQRRGPEQVQRQGSGGTSSNGAAANNSKGSTLNTQGLLHPSQFAAMQPSGNHHQYVPAGFYNVQPVPTAVQVKPADQKQPAGE, from the exons ATGGATAGGATTAGAGAAGCGAGAAGAAGCACTATGGCAGCGAATGGTTTAACAAGAAGGAGACACAGAACTAACAGTTTAAGAGATTCGccag ATGAAGATGGTGCTATGGAGATGCAAGAGCCAACGAGGCTACGAGATCGAGGGAGTGGGAAGAAGGATCGAGATCGAGAGAGGGAAAGGGAGAGAGATCGATTGGGTAGAAACAAGAGGAGAAGAGGTGATAGGTTGATGCACGGTGTTAGGGAAGATGGTGGAGAAGATACTTCAGAAGAGAGTATTAACGATGAAGAAGAtgaggatgatgaagatggaggaggtggtggaggaggaggaggcGGTGGTGGTTCAGTTAGAATGCTTCCGTTGAATCCTTCGACactttcttcttcttcgtctCTAACGAATCATCATCGGAAAAGCTTCCCTCCGGCGAAAGTTTTTAGACCAACGCCGCCGTTGACGTGGAAAGCCGCCGATGAGATGATCGGGGTTTCTGTTCCTAGAAAAGCACGCTCag TGTCAACGAAGAGGTCGCATGAATGCTGGGCTTCAAGCGGCGGTGGAGTACTGGCGGAGCAAAATCACCGTCAGCCGTCATCTTCACCGGTGAGAGCAGCAGCAGCTCCGCCTTCACCGTCTTCGTCAAACGCTTCATTCAGAAAGAAGATA AAAATGAATGGCGGTGGTGGTAGTGGTGGTGGTGGAGGACCGAAGTTTCGACCACCGAAATCATCGTCGAAATCATCTCCGTCAGTGCAAGAAGAGATCGAGATAGAGATCGCTGAAGTATTGTACGGAATGATGAGACAACCACAAAGTCAAGTACCTTCAAAGCAAGAAATGAACGATTCAATCAAGTTGGATTCTCGAGAAACCAATAATAATAAATCTTCAGCTAGTGATGGCAAGTCAAGGATTTCTTCACCGCCTCAAAATTCAAGTTCTTCTGCAACTCCAGTCTCAGCTGTTACTG CACCAAAAAGGAAAAGACCGAGACCGGTAAAGCACGAGGAGGAAAATACAGCAATTTTCAGTGTTCGTAGCAGCCCGGTACCTTCGATTTCGAAGGCTGAGAATGATCAACCATCAAAGACGGAAACTTGTTCGTCGAATTCAGATAAGTATAATCAGGGATCTGTGCATGAAAATCTGGGTAATCTGGTTCCGGTTCAGGCTACGCCTGAGCCTATTAAGCCAGAAAGCAACACTTCTGTGGGTGCTAAAGTTTTGACGGAGGAATCAGAGAAGCAAGATGTTGGATTGGGTAAAGATGTGGTACCTCCTGTGTCACCAAAGAAGGAATCTTCTGTGCTCCAAGCAGTAGATGATGTTCGTGAAGATGTGAAAGCGACTAAAGC gaaTCCAACAATATCTGAGAGTGAAAAAAACCAGTTGAAAGAGAAGTTTCAGATAGATCTGATG GCGCCTCCTCCTCTGTTGAGATCTTCACCTGAAAGAGTTGTTGAGAGTAATTCGGTTGTTGAGGCTGAAAAGGTGAAGCTTGTAATGAATGAGGATCAGAAATCACAAAGAATAAACAAGGATGTGGTTGAGGAATCGGATAAAGTGAAAACAAAGGCAGAAGAAACTGAATCCCATAAAGCTACTATAACTTTGCAGAAAGAAAGAGGAATTGACCTGCAGCTTGAGATAGAGAAAACAGATAGAGCGGATACTAATGGCAATGGCAATGGCAATATTATTAACAAGAAGCAACATCAAAATGTTCAGAGGCATCAACATCAGATGCAGCAGCAGCAAACAACTTCAGAGAAAAATG TTCAATCCAATTCTTTGCCCATTCCAGTGAATGTTCCAAACTGGCCTGGTGGCCTTCCTTCCATGGG ATATATGACACCTCTACAAGGAGTTGTATCAATGGATGGAGCTGCTATACCTTCTGCAGCTATACCG CCGCCGCATCTCCTTTTCAATCAGCCCAGGCCTAAAAAATGTGCAACCCATTGCTACATTGCTCGGAATATATTGTATAACCAGCAAATTGCTAGGATGAATCCGTTCTGGCCAGCTGCAGCAGCAGGATCTGCATCATTGTATGGTGCAAACCCTGGTGGCAATATTAGTGTTGTACCATCCAAAGAATTGCATAGTGGTAATGTTTCTGGCAGGGCAGCAAACTCTTCTCAAGACAAAGGGCATGGCCTTACCATGTTTCCGGGTCATGTTGGGAAGGAGAAGGGTTCTTCTCAGCCTTCCAATGTGGATAATTCCTCAAGAAAACAAATTTTGCTTCAGCAAACTTTACCCCCAGGAGCAGCACCTAGTAATATGTTG CATGGACCTACTTTCATCTTCCCCTTGAATCAGCAGCAAGCCGCAGCTGCTGCTGTCGCGGCATCTGTTCGACCTGGATCTGTGAAGTCTTTACCTGTTACAAGCAATGGACCGCCATCCTCTACACCCAATACAGCTCCACCGAATACGTCGGGTGCTGGGGCTGCTTCTGTTCCTCCCCCAACCATGAGTTTCACCTATCCAAATATGCCGGGCAATGAAGCTCCTCAATACATGGCCATTTTGCAGAATAATGCGTACCCATTTCCAATACCAGCACATGTTGGGGGTCCACCTGGATATCGGGGTAATCCTGCCCAAGCTTTTCCATTCTTCAACGGATCATTCTATCCTTCTCAAATGATTCATCCTTCACAGATTCAGTCACAGCAACTTCCTGCTCAGTCACAGCAGCAGAGTCAACAGGGTCATCCAAACACCACTATTTCTACTGGTTCCTCTTCTTCCCAAAAGCATGCTCAAAATCAGCAGCAAAAGGCTATTAATGTTAGTGGATCgaatggtggtggtggtggtagtGGAAGCTTGCAAGGTTTTCCTGTCACCAAAAACCCACCCTCACAGATTCtacagatgcaacagcagcagagGCAGCAACTGCACAATCACCATGCTTCAAATGCGGCCCGTCAAGTTGAGTCTGAGATGGGATGTGAAGATAGTCCATCTACTGCTGATAGTCGTCTCAATCGCTCTACCATGAATATTTATGGTCCGAATTTTGCAATGCCAATGCAGACACCAAACTTTGCCTTGATGACAACTGCAATGAGTGGTCCTGGTTCTAATGGTAATCACAGTGAAAAGAAGCAACAGCAACAACACCCTGGTTCAAAAGCGGGAGGTGAAACTTCTCCAGCTTTTGTCATGCCATTTGCATCCATCAACGGAGTTACTGGTGCAACTGGCCTTGATCTCTCATCTATTGCACAGAGTCATTCAATTATGCAGAGCAGTCATAACTATCAGATAATGGCAGCGGCACAAGCTACTAGTGCCCAGCTAAAGAAGAGTTACCATGCAGCTGAAGAAGGAAAACATGTAGTCAATTCAGCTAATCTAGAAGAAGACAGAAAAGCCATGTCTGGAAAAGTTCCTGCAACAGCGGGGCAATCCATTGCTTTTAACAGGCCAGATGTGGCTGATCCCTCAATGTCATCATTAGCTTGCAACAATGTCATTGATAGCTCAGGTAGAAGTCTCAACCTTGGTTCTGCTTCTTCCCGGGCTTCTGCTTCTGTTATGCCTTCTGCCATCAACACCAATACAGCCAGTTCTCAGCAACAAATGCAGCGAAATCAGCAGCAAATTCTTCAGCTTCAAAAGCAGAATCAGTTTGCAGCAGCAGCTGTGGCCGCTGCTCGGAGTAAGACACCGTCGACAAGTAATGGAGGTATCTACTCTGATAATCTCCCATCTACATCTTCAATATCCACCAAGTACCCCAATGCTGTATCTGCATTTCCTCAAAGTCTAGTACAGAGCAGCAACACAGTTGTTACACAGTCACCTCAGTGGAAGAATTCCGCCAGGGTAACTAACACTTCTCTGTCACCTCAGACTATGGCTTCACCACCATCATCGTCCATTAAAAATCCCCCACAGCAGCCGTCTCGTTCCCAGCAGCAAACTCAAATTTCTTTTGCAGCAAATCCAAAATCATCCACACAAGTGCAGACTGCAAGCTCCACCCAGTCTCCATCTCCTCCAGTTATGGTTGGTTCACCAACAAATTCCTCAATGTCCAAAAACACTGGCAGTCCAAGGACAACAAATTCAACCTCAACCAACAACAAGACTAGCCAAACTAGTTCCCTATCCTCTCAGCAAGCCAAAAACTCTCCTATGCCAACCCGTAAATCCTCACCTGTTCCATCAATCCTCAGTGGCCCTCAGATAACTCCCTCTTCCAATACTGGGAATAAATCGCAATTGTCACAGCAGCAACaaaaacaacagcaacaacatcaacaacaccaGCAGCAGCAATTAGCAAAGCAGAACTTGCAACAGGCCCAACTGTATTTCGCAAATCCTTACATGCACTCCCAAGTTGCACAGTCCAACAGTCCCACCTCTACTACGGCAGCTGCAACTGGGTATTATCTTCAACGGCGCGGCCCCGAGCAAGTGCAACGACAGGGATCTGGTGGCACATCCTCAAATGGTGCAGCTGCAAACAATTCGAAAGGCAGTACCTTGAACACGCAGGGTCTTCTGCATCCTTCCCAGTTCGCCGCAATGCAACCTTCTGGGAACCACCATCAATATGTTCCAGCTGGTTTCTATAATGTTCAACCGGTGCCCACGGCAGTTCAAGTGAAGCCAGCAGATCAGAAACAACCAGCCGGTGAGTAG